From Pseudanabaena sp. PCC 6802, one genomic window encodes:
- a CDS encoding tetratricopeptide repeat protein, whose amino-acid sequence MARSPRGFGKTSTVVSLCAIVKNESHRIADCLDSVRGFVDEAIVVDTGSTDDTVMIAKQRGARVFQFDWCDDFATARNYSLQQASGDWILVLDADEKLEPSAKIKLKQLVKQRDCLSANLLRQEIEAKQSPYSLVSRFFRRRADIYFSGYYHESIDDSISKIRQQSPHWQVYEVSGVSIQHYGYQSSEIDMKGKQNLAKRLMQKHLAEFPSDAYMHSKLGALYVESGEPSRGLDLIQQGIAILNQSSDANPHVQFELFYHAAIARSHQGEWQIAENCYQQALVLDVPDLVKLPALNNLGNLWQAQGKYEQAIAAYQRVTQIAPDFAKGFYNLGIALKSSGQLRSATSAYRQAIALDPEYADAHQNLGVTLLKLGQMQEAIAAFVQAIALHERQNNSNRAQIIRDGMRDLGLKY is encoded by the coding sequence ATGGCGCGATCGCCCCGAGGATTTGGCAAAACATCAACGGTCGTTAGTTTGTGCGCGATCGTCAAAAATGAATCGCACCGCATTGCCGATTGCCTGGATAGCGTGCGAGGTTTTGTGGACGAAGCGATCGTTGTCGATACTGGCTCTACTGACGATACGGTAATGATTGCCAAGCAACGTGGGGCAAGGGTATTTCAATTTGACTGGTGCGATGACTTTGCTACTGCACGTAACTACTCCCTTCAACAAGCTTCTGGCGATTGGATTTTAGTTCTGGATGCGGATGAGAAACTAGAACCATCTGCAAAAATTAAACTCAAGCAGCTAGTTAAACAGAGGGACTGTCTATCTGCAAATCTGCTCAGACAAGAGATCGAGGCGAAGCAATCCCCCTATTCTCTCGTATCGCGCTTCTTTAGAAGACGAGCGGATATTTACTTTAGCGGTTACTACCACGAATCCATTGACGATAGTATTAGCAAAATTAGGCAGCAGTCTCCCCACTGGCAGGTTTATGAAGTCTCGGGTGTAAGCATCCAACACTATGGCTATCAAAGTAGCGAAATCGACATGAAGGGGAAGCAAAATCTGGCAAAGCGCTTAATGCAAAAACACTTAGCCGAATTTCCCAGCGATGCCTATATGCACAGCAAGCTAGGTGCTTTATATGTGGAAAGTGGGGAACCCAGCCGAGGGTTGGATTTAATCCAACAGGGCATAGCTATCCTGAACCAATCCAGTGATGCCAATCCCCATGTGCAATTTGAGTTGTTTTATCATGCCGCGATCGCGCGCAGCCACCAGGGCGAGTGGCAAATAGCAGAAAATTGTTACCAGCAGGCTTTAGTTCTGGATGTCCCCGATCTTGTTAAGTTGCCTGCCCTTAATAACTTAGGGAATCTTTGGCAAGCCCAGGGGAAATACGAGCAAGCGATCGCTGCCTATCAGCGAGTAACCCAAATAGCCCCTGATTTTGCTAAGGGATTTTACAACCTCGGTATTGCTCTAAAGTCTTCAGGCCAACTGCGATCGGCAACTTCAGCCTATCGGCAAGCGATCGCGCTCGATCCCGAGTATGCTGATGCCCATCAAAATCTTGGTGTAACTCTACTCAAGCTGGGACAAATGCAAGAAGCGATCGCTGCGTTCGTGCAAGCAATTGCGTTGCACGAACGCCAAAATAATTCCAACCGCGCCCAGATAATACGAGATGGCATGAGGGATTTAGGTTTAAAATATTAA
- the trxA gene encoding thioredoxin, translating into MAVKKQFASFEELIQGSELPLLVDFYAPWCGPCQIMAGILEQVSPKVQDKAQIVKINTDNYPALATEYRISALPTMVIFKNGQPVDRIEGVLTADQLYDRLNAWV; encoded by the coding sequence ATGGCGGTTAAGAAGCAATTTGCAAGTTTTGAAGAGTTGATTCAAGGATCGGAGCTACCGCTTTTAGTTGATTTCTATGCCCCATGGTGCGGGCCTTGCCAAATTATGGCAGGAATCCTGGAGCAAGTCAGCCCTAAAGTGCAGGATAAAGCTCAGATTGTCAAAATTAACACGGATAACTATCCTGCCCTCGCCACTGAATATAGAATTAGCGCCTTACCCACGATGGTAATCTTCAAAAATGGTCAGCCCGTCGATCGCATTGAAGGGGTTTTAACCGCCGACCAGTTATACGATCGCTTGAATGCTTGGGTGTAG
- the aat gene encoding leucyl/phenylalanyl-tRNA--protein transferase, with the protein MLDVDTAISGYAQGHFLMAESENEPLAWFYAYERTLIPLDERFRYPRSLQRVLNQARFSVKINAAFNKVVDLCANRETTWISPELKQVYRDLNQAGWAHSFETWQGEELAGGILGIAINGIFIGESMFYRIPEASKVAMVKLVQHLRARGYVLFDAQLMNPHLARFGAYEVGDREYQQLLQIALSQPCRFTP; encoded by the coding sequence ATGCTAGACGTTGACACTGCGATCTCCGGCTATGCCCAAGGACACTTTCTGATGGCGGAGTCGGAAAATGAACCTTTAGCATGGTTTTATGCCTACGAACGCACGCTAATTCCCCTGGACGAGCGGTTTCGCTACCCGCGATCGCTGCAACGGGTTCTTAACCAGGCGCGGTTTAGCGTCAAAATTAACGCTGCGTTTAATAAGGTGGTTGACCTCTGCGCTAACCGGGAGACCACCTGGATTTCACCCGAACTAAAGCAGGTTTATCGCGACCTAAATCAAGCTGGATGGGCACATAGCTTTGAAACATGGCAAGGTGAGGAGCTAGCTGGCGGGATATTAGGCATTGCGATTAATGGCATATTTATTGGCGAATCCATGTTCTATCGCATTCCTGAAGCCTCTAAGGTCGCAATGGTGAAGCTAGTACAACATTTAAGGGCAAGAGGCTATGTCCTATTTGATGCCCAACTAATGAACCCCCACCTGGCAAGGTTTGGAGCCTACGAAGTAGGAGATCGCGAATACCAACAACTTTTACAAATAGCCCTCAGCCAACCTTGTCGGTTTACTCCCTAA
- the def gene encoding peptide deformylase: MTTNHTTLPICQLGNPILRSRANPVTNVLDESVQSSIERLMSVLSASNGVGIAAPQLGRSLQIIVVASRPNPRYPHAPYMEPVVMINPWLESCSNELVKDWEGCLSIPGIRGLVPRYQAIEVGYTNCQGQVEHRRFTDFIARVFQHEYDHLSGKVFLDRVESSLEIVTEEEYLKLVQTS, encoded by the coding sequence ATGACTACTAACCATACAACATTACCTATTTGTCAGTTAGGCAACCCTATACTGCGATCGCGCGCTAATCCCGTCACAAACGTCCTGGACGAATCCGTCCAGAGTTCGATCGAGCGATTAATGTCAGTTCTAAGTGCAAGCAATGGCGTTGGTATCGCTGCACCTCAGTTAGGGCGATCGCTACAAATTATCGTAGTTGCTTCCCGCCCCAATCCCAGGTACCCGCATGCTCCTTACATGGAGCCAGTGGTGATGATTAACCCCTGGCTGGAATCTTGCTCTAATGAACTAGTCAAAGATTGGGAGGGCTGCCTGTCAATTCCAGGCATTAGGGGCTTAGTGCCGAGATATCAAGCGATCGAGGTTGGGTATACTAATTGCCAAGGTCAAGTTGAGCATCGCCGATTTACCGATTTTATTGCCAGGGTATTCCAGCACGAATACGATCACTTGAGCGGTAAGGTCTTTTTAGATCGAGTCGAAAGTAGCCTGGAGATTGTTACTGAGGAGGAATATCTAAAGCTTGTTCAGACAAGTTAA
- a CDS encoding DNA polymerase III subunit delta': MDAFSAIIGQSQAIALLRAAIARDHIAPGYLFVGPSGTGRSLAAQAFTQMLVADRRSSDFVSNAFSRVKARNHPDVLWVEPTYLDKGKLLTTAEAEAAGLKRRAAPQIRLEQVREVADFLSRPPLESKRSVVIITEAQTMAEPAANALLKTLEEPGQATIIAIAPDPGSVLPTLVSRCQRIPFYRLSQSALQQVLHQIGRDNLPDSVITLAQGSPGAAISAMAQFQSISPDLLAAVQQPPQRSLQALELARQIDRELDVESQIWLIDYLQNYYWQSSLLSKTDNSALLLNMMQSLEAARQQLNSYVQPRLVWEITFLQYASNLREFAE; the protein is encoded by the coding sequence ATGGATGCATTTAGTGCAATTATCGGCCAATCGCAGGCAATCGCTCTGTTGAGAGCGGCGATCGCCCGCGATCACATAGCACCTGGCTACCTATTTGTGGGGCCGTCCGGCACGGGTCGGTCTCTGGCCGCTCAAGCATTTACGCAAATGCTAGTTGCAGATCGCAGGTCAAGCGATTTCGTCTCGAATGCTTTCAGCCGCGTCAAAGCTCGCAACCATCCCGATGTTTTATGGGTAGAACCGACCTATCTCGATAAAGGCAAACTGCTAACGACCGCTGAAGCCGAAGCGGCTGGGCTAAAGCGCCGCGCCGCCCCCCAAATTCGCCTGGAACAAGTGCGGGAAGTGGCTGATTTTCTCAGTCGTCCGCCGCTCGAAAGCAAGCGATCGGTAGTAATTATCACCGAAGCTCAAACAATGGCAGAGCCAGCCGCAAATGCGCTGCTCAAAACGCTAGAAGAACCAGGTCAGGCCACAATTATCGCGATCGCTCCCGATCCAGGGTCGGTTTTACCCACCTTAGTTTCTCGCTGTCAGCGCATTCCCTTCTATCGCCTATCGCAGTCCGCTCTACAGCAAGTACTGCATCAAATTGGTCGAGATAATTTACCGGACTCAGTTATAACACTTGCCCAGGGTTCCCCAGGAGCAGCCATCTCCGCGATGGCACAATTTCAGAGTATATCGCCCGACTTGCTGGCAGCCGTGCAGCAGCCCCCCCAACGATCGCTTCAAGCCCTGGAATTAGCCAGGCAAATCGATCGAGAACTAGATGTCGAATCTCAAATTTGGTTGATCGACTACCTGCAAAACTATTACTGGCAGTCGAGTTTGCTATCTAAAACGGACAATTCCGCATTGTTACTGAATATGATGCAGAGCCTGGAAGCAGCAAGGCAACAACTAAACAGCTACGTGCAACCTCGTCTGGTATGGGAAATAACATTTTTGCAATATGCGTCGAATCTACGCGAATTTGCCGAGTAA
- a CDS encoding ABC1 kinase family protein yields MPIAPSSGLQLDRYDAEAIADRYRRMPLRVWWRGLGIFIPMFMLYLRMWWDAKMGRSAQMAQKRAQEIRQLLTKLGPAFIKIGQALSTRPDILPPVYMNELAQLQDQLPAFPNEIAFQFIREELGADPLEIYAEISPNAIAAASLGQVYKGKLHTGEKVAIKVQRPDIAEGIALDMYVLRGLAAWAKQNFKFIRSNLVGILDQFASRIFEEMDYIHEGQNAEKFARFYSQQPGIYVPLIYWQFTAKRVLTMEWVDGVKLTDLDRIGSLGFDSREIIGVGVECSLRQLLDRGFFHADPHPGNLLVMNDGKLAYLDFGMMSHVEADQRYGLIESIVHLVNRDYEALARDYVRLGFLDPGVDLDGISPALAKVFNESLDVGVAQMSFKNITDQLSQIMYDYPFEVPAYYALIIRSLVTLEGIALAVDPSFKVLSLAYPYVANRILTDRSPELRNALKDLLFSDGAFRWTRLENLLRNAKSNQDYNLRETIDQVTDFLLSDRGEYMRDRLVDELVKGIEVATAQRLPKSFRKMANTKEPGNASQPATDTSFDRLAAIWSILQQDRQLQPLDIVPIAGRILMKPETQEMGRNVLSQLAQRALARIIREMVLRDEREAASKSASKTSARSIPLATGAANPAPVGKHLSRQVNGRSW; encoded by the coding sequence ATGCCCATTGCCCCAAGTTCAGGATTGCAGCTCGACCGTTATGATGCCGAAGCCATTGCCGATCGCTATCGACGCATGCCCTTGCGGGTGTGGTGGCGGGGTCTCGGTATCTTTATCCCTATGTTTATGCTGTACCTGAGGATGTGGTGGGATGCCAAGATGGGGCGATCGGCCCAAATGGCACAAAAGCGCGCCCAAGAGATCAGGCAATTACTCACAAAACTAGGGCCTGCTTTCATTAAGATCGGACAGGCATTATCCACTCGTCCCGACATTCTGCCGCCAGTATATATGAACGAACTGGCCCAGTTGCAAGATCAATTACCAGCCTTCCCCAATGAAATCGCTTTTCAATTTATTCGCGAAGAGCTAGGTGCCGATCCCCTTGAGATCTATGCCGAAATTTCTCCTAACGCGATCGCAGCGGCATCTTTAGGACAGGTGTACAAGGGCAAATTGCATACGGGTGAAAAAGTGGCGATTAAGGTGCAGCGCCCGGATATTGCCGAAGGTATTGCCCTGGACATGTACGTTTTGCGGGGTCTAGCTGCCTGGGCAAAACAAAATTTTAAATTTATTCGTAGCAACCTGGTAGGGATCTTAGATCAGTTTGCCAGTCGCATTTTCGAGGAGATGGACTATATCCATGAAGGGCAAAATGCGGAAAAGTTTGCTCGATTTTACAGCCAGCAACCAGGAATTTACGTGCCGTTAATCTACTGGCAGTTCACCGCCAAGCGCGTCCTGACTATGGAATGGGTGGATGGGGTAAAGCTAACGGATCTAGATAGGATCGGGTCTCTGGGCTTTGATAGTCGAGAAATAATTGGAGTTGGCGTGGAATGCTCGCTACGCCAGTTACTGGATCGCGGTTTTTTCCACGCCGACCCCCATCCTGGCAACCTCCTGGTCATGAACGATGGCAAATTGGCTTACCTTGACTTTGGCATGATGAGTCATGTGGAAGCCGACCAGCGCTATGGGTTGATCGAGTCCATCGTACATTTGGTAAATCGGGACTATGAGGCTTTGGCAAGGGACTACGTGCGTTTGGGATTTTTAGATCCTGGTGTCGATCTCGATGGGATCTCTCCTGCCCTGGCAAAGGTATTTAACGAATCGCTGGATGTGGGTGTGGCGCAGATGAGCTTTAAAAACATTACCGACCAACTCTCCCAAATTATGTACGACTATCCCTTTGAAGTGCCAGCCTACTACGCGCTGATTATTAGATCGCTAGTTACTTTGGAAGGCATTGCCTTAGCAGTCGATCCGAGTTTCAAAGTTTTGAGTCTTGCCTATCCCTATGTTGCCAACCGCATTTTGACCGATCGCTCGCCGGAATTGCGTAATGCTCTTAAGGATTTGCTCTTTAGCGATGGCGCGTTCCGCTGGACTCGTCTGGAAAATTTACTCCGCAATGCCAAGTCCAACCAGGACTATAATCTTCGCGAAACCATCGACCAGGTTACCGACTTCTTGCTGTCCGATCGCGGTGAATATATGCGCGATCGCTTAGTGGACGAGTTAGTCAAGGGAATTGAAGTCGCTACTGCCCAAAGACTGCCAAAATCCTTTAGGAAGATGGCTAATACTAAAGAGCCAGGCAATGCATCCCAGCCAGCAACTGATACCAGCTTCGATCGCCTGGCTGCAATCTGGTCGATTTTGCAGCAAGATCGGCAGTTGCAACCCCTCGATATCGTACCGATCGCGGGACGCATTTTAATGAAGCCGGAAACACAGGAAATGGGACGCAATGTTCTCTCGCAATTGGCACAACGGGCTTTAGCTAGAATAATTCGAGAAATGGTATTGCGCGATGAAAGGGAAGCCGCCAGTAAATCAGCAAGTAAAACTTCGGCTCGCTCGATCCCTCTTGCTACTGGAGCAGCTAATCCTGCTCCGGTTGGCAAACATCTCAGCCGCCAGGTAAACGGACGTAGTTGGTAG
- a CDS encoding SpoIIE family protein phosphatase, producing the protein MSKILIVDDDVIVQMVLKKALVEQGYEVVVAKNGEEGIEQAIAHHPALIICDWMMPGTDGLEVCRQIKQNESLSTTFFILLTARSDVKDRVRGLDNGADDFLSKPIEFTELTARVRAGLRLYQLNQDLREQKQLVEKQKRLLESELNEAAEYVRSLLPKPLSSTVKIDSAFIPSSRLGGDCFDYYWLDENRMVIYLLDTSGHGVGAALLSISVLNLLRSKSQTLDFGNPSAVMKELNQAFQMTQQGNRYFSMWYGVYHQADRRLVYANAGHSPAILISKDMNGSDRVQKLDSLSMPVGFFLRTEFLSAECHIPPGSKLYIFSDGIYEIKQSDGKLWGINRLIELMSEDASDPNVSGVERVVNYVQQANGSSRFRDDVSLLKVQFDP; encoded by the coding sequence ATGTCTAAAATTCTAATTGTGGATGACGATGTCATAGTTCAGATGGTTTTAAAGAAAGCTTTGGTGGAACAAGGCTATGAGGTGGTTGTCGCCAAAAATGGAGAGGAGGGTATAGAGCAGGCGATCGCGCACCACCCCGCCCTAATTATCTGCGACTGGATGATGCCAGGAACTGATGGACTGGAAGTCTGTCGTCAAATCAAACAGAACGAGAGCTTATCGACTACTTTCTTTATTCTTTTGACTGCGCGTAGCGATGTCAAAGATCGTGTCAGAGGACTGGACAATGGTGCTGATGATTTTCTGTCTAAGCCGATTGAATTTACAGAACTTACAGCTAGAGTCCGGGCAGGACTGCGTTTGTATCAGTTAAATCAAGATCTGCGCGAGCAGAAACAATTAGTGGAGAAACAGAAACGACTGTTGGAATCCGAACTCAACGAAGCTGCAGAATACGTGCGATCGCTTCTACCCAAGCCCTTAAGCTCGACCGTTAAAATTGACTCGGCATTTATTCCATCCAGTCGGTTAGGAGGTGACTGTTTTGACTACTACTGGCTAGATGAAAATCGAATGGTCATTTATCTGTTGGACACATCAGGTCACGGCGTTGGTGCCGCATTGCTATCGATCTCGGTTTTGAATTTATTGCGTTCCAAATCGCAAACCTTGGACTTTGGCAATCCTAGCGCGGTGATGAAAGAACTCAATCAGGCATTTCAAATGACTCAGCAGGGTAATAGATATTTCTCGATGTGGTACGGAGTTTATCATCAAGCCGATCGCCGTCTCGTGTATGCCAATGCCGGTCATTCTCCTGCCATATTAATTTCAAAAGACATGAATGGTAGCGATCGGGTTCAGAAATTAGATTCACTAAGTATGCCTGTCGGGTTTTTCTTGAGGACGGAATTTTTGAGCGCAGAATGCCACATCCCGCCCGGCAGCAAGCTATACATCTTTAGCGACGGTATCTATGAAATCAAGCAGAGTGATGGGAAACTATGGGGAATTAACCGTCTGATCGAATTAATGTCAGAGGATGCCAGCGATCCCAACGTTAGTGGAGTCGAACGGGTAGTAAATTACGTGCAGCAGGCTAATGGTAGCTCGCGATTTAGAGATGATGTCTCGCTGTTAAAAGTGCAATTCGATCCCTGA
- the rdgB gene encoding RdgB/HAM1 family non-canonical purine NTP pyrophosphatase: MTLKEVKIKNLVIASGNRGKVEEFKDYLNGLGFSLLPKPDEIEVEETGATFIENAYLKASQVAIATQEWALADDSGLEVAALNGAPGVFSARYGKNDRERIARILAELGDRTQREAQFVCAIAIASPDGKIAIDAVGICKGEILYAPAGDRGFGYDPIFYVAQYNLTFAQMSPQLKAEISHRGKALEILRPKLKDLAIS; this comes from the coding sequence ATGACATTAAAAGAAGTAAAAATAAAAAATTTGGTGATTGCTAGCGGTAATCGCGGCAAAGTAGAGGAATTTAAGGATTACCTCAATGGTTTGGGCTTTAGTTTATTACCTAAACCCGATGAAATTGAGGTGGAGGAGACTGGCGCGACGTTTATTGAAAATGCCTATTTAAAGGCTTCTCAAGTGGCGATCGCCACGCAGGAGTGGGCGCTTGCGGATGATTCCGGCCTGGAAGTCGCCGCACTCAATGGCGCTCCAGGTGTATTTTCTGCTCGGTATGGCAAAAACGATCGAGAGCGCATCGCTCGTATTCTGGCGGAGTTGGGAGATCGGACGCAACGAGAGGCACAGTTTGTCTGCGCGATCGCGATCGCATCACCTGATGGCAAAATCGCAATCGATGCCGTTGGTATCTGTAAAGGTGAGATCCTCTATGCTCCCGCTGGCGATCGAGGATTTGGTTACGATCCTATATTCTATGTAGCTCAGTACAATTTGACTTTTGCCCAAATGTCGCCTCAGCTCAAGGCAGAAATCAGTCACCGCGGTAAAGCATTGGAAATACTTCGCCCTAAGCTCAAAGATTTAGCAATTTCATAA
- the psbO gene encoding photosystem II manganese-stabilizing polypeptide, which produces MNHRYFIRVILVLCISLFTLAFGGNAIAVERHDGLTYDQVRGTGLANLCPEIAGSTRGRGLIPMEPGKTVKITDLCLQPTEFYVKEESASKRKAPEFVPAKLVTRKTTSLDYVQADVTLQSDGSLTLEEKEGLDYQPITVQMPGGERIAILFTIKGYKAKTQPGLNGIGTSANFEGTTDVPTYRGPSFIDPKGRGLSIGYDAAEALPARRDEFGKKSVKDDTTYKGDMSLQIAKLSSETGEIAGTFECEQFSGTDLGAVEPHEVKIRGVFYGKVS; this is translated from the coding sequence ATGAATCATCGCTATTTTATTAGAGTTATTTTAGTCTTGTGTATCAGCCTATTCACACTTGCATTCGGAGGTAATGCGATCGCGGTTGAGCGCCACGACGGTCTTACCTACGACCAGGTTAGAGGTACGGGGTTGGCAAACCTTTGTCCTGAAATTGCAGGTAGCACTCGGGGGCGCGGTTTGATTCCGATGGAACCAGGCAAAACCGTGAAAATTACCGATTTATGCCTGCAACCAACGGAATTTTACGTCAAAGAAGAGTCAGCTAGTAAGCGTAAAGCTCCGGAATTTGTGCCTGCTAAGTTGGTAACTCGCAAGACTACTAGCCTTGACTATGTTCAAGCCGATGTTACCCTGCAATCAGATGGTAGCCTGACACTTGAGGAAAAAGAAGGTCTAGATTATCAACCCATCACCGTGCAAATGCCAGGTGGAGAACGCATTGCCATCTTATTTACCATCAAGGGATACAAAGCTAAGACTCAACCTGGCCTGAATGGCATCGGCACCTCTGCTAACTTTGAGGGCACAACCGATGTTCCTACTTATCGCGGCCCTAGCTTCATCGATCCTAAAGGACGCGGCTTATCAATCGGCTATGATGCCGCTGAAGCCCTACCAGCCAGACGCGATGAATTTGGGAAGAAGAGCGTAAAGGACGATACCACCTACAAGGGCGATATGTCTTTGCAAATTGCTAAATTAAGCAGCGAGACAGGAGAAATTGCTGGTACGTTTGAGTGCGAACAGTTCTCTGGCACCGATCTAGGCGCGGTCGAGCCCCATGAAGTCAAGATTCGTGGCGTTTTCTACGGCAAAGTAAGCTAG
- a CDS encoding Uma2 family endonuclease yields the protein MSAIAKTATATTSDRSSKKIWTDEEFMALSQSDRRYELVNGEIIEMGNSGAKHGYLCSLLIMALMNYTLPQQLGVVLDSSTAFKMKNGNKRSPDISFFAKERLEGLEELPTGFLEGSPDLAIEVLSPNNTVEEIHDKLVEYFENGTRLVWVIHPSEHYVLVYLSAQEPDCLLKSGDCLDGKNVIPGFSLPVSELFQKLPF from the coding sequence ATGTCTGCGATCGCCAAAACTGCAACCGCAACAACTTCAGATCGGTCGAGCAAGAAGATATGGACAGATGAAGAGTTTATGGCGCTCAGCCAAAGCGATCGTCGCTACGAACTCGTGAACGGAGAAATAATTGAAATGGGAAATTCCGGCGCAAAGCACGGCTACCTTTGTAGCCTTTTGATTATGGCTTTGATGAATTACACGTTACCCCAACAATTAGGTGTAGTCTTAGACTCCAGCACGGCATTCAAGATGAAAAACGGTAACAAGCGCTCTCCTGATATTTCTTTTTTTGCCAAAGAACGTTTAGAAGGACTTGAGGAATTACCAACTGGATTTTTGGAAGGTTCCCCCGATCTGGCAATAGAAGTTCTCTCTCCTAACAATACAGTTGAGGAAATTCATGACAAGCTAGTGGAATACTTCGAAAATGGGACTCGTCTAGTTTGGGTCATCCATCCGAGCGAACATTACGTTCTGGTCTATCTTTCTGCCCAAGAACCAGATTGTCTGCTGAAATCTGGCGACTGTCTTGATGGCAAAAACGTCATCCCTGGCTTTAGCCTACCTGTATCGGAGCTATTCCAAAAATTACCGTTTTAA
- a CDS encoding type IV pilin-like G/H family protein — MNAKFGQSKFRQMFLVYMLDHLRQKRAKSGLGGFTLIELLVVIIIIGILAAIALPSFLNQTTKARQAEAKAYVGALNKGQHAYYSEKLIFTDDINKLGVGLSSQTQNYQYASEGDPALLTTRITNKATAQKVAVRSYAGVVVMVTAANESLIKYKICTANSTGNAPIGNGDIDIPTNEPQCPASFSDDAQ; from the coding sequence ATGAACGCAAAATTTGGGCAGTCAAAATTTAGGCAGATGTTTCTGGTGTATATGCTCGACCATCTCCGCCAAAAGCGGGCAAAGTCTGGTTTAGGTGGGTTTACGCTGATCGAACTGCTGGTCGTAATTATTATTATTGGTATTCTGGCGGCGATCGCTCTGCCTAGTTTTTTGAATCAAACTACTAAAGCCAGACAAGCAGAAGCTAAAGCCTATGTGGGAGCGCTCAACAAAGGTCAGCACGCCTACTACTCAGAAAAACTGATTTTCACCGATGATATTAATAAACTGGGCGTAGGGCTATCATCCCAAACGCAAAACTACCAGTATGCTTCAGAAGGCGATCCGGCACTACTCACGACCAGAATCACGAATAAAGCCACCGCCCAAAAAGTAGCCGTCAGATCCTATGCAGGGGTTGTGGTGATGGTAACCGCTGCTAATGAATCCCTAATAAAATATAAAATATGTACGGCAAATAGTACTGGCAATGCCCCTATAGGTAACGGTGATATCGATATCCCCACAAACGAGCCACAATGTCCGGCTAGCTTCTCTGATGATGCCCAATAA
- a CDS encoding response regulator, producing the protein MTAQKILVIDDSIMIRKTVKNILAGMYEVLEANDGKTGLDIARRSNPDLILLDFVMPKYNGYQTLQAIRRFDNLKDTPVIMISGLKEQVAEHVPEPFVGFEFLEKPFEADTLIGMIQRLLPTKASPAPGPSLEEGQLEGQSSSQMLMAKLTATESMLTQGIEQLIQKEVVARVVDLHSIIQKQENTISQLDQKVDKLTRQLDYQSKGMMVLLKEIRSLQATLASKQ; encoded by the coding sequence ATGACAGCACAAAAAATATTGGTGATTGATGACAGCATCATGATCCGCAAGACGGTCAAAAATATATTGGCAGGCATGTATGAAGTCCTAGAAGCTAATGATGGCAAAACGGGACTGGATATAGCTCGGCGCTCCAACCCAGATCTGATTTTGCTGGACTTTGTTATGCCAAAATACAACGGCTATCAGACACTGCAAGCGATACGTCGGTTTGACAATTTAAAAGATACGCCTGTCATCATGATTTCTGGCTTAAAGGAGCAGGTAGCCGAACACGTGCCCGAACCTTTTGTTGGGTTTGAATTCCTCGAGAAACCTTTTGAGGCAGATACTCTGATCGGCATGATCCAGCGGCTACTGCCGACCAAAGCTAGCCCAGCACCTGGCCCCAGCCTGGAGGAGGGGCAATTGGAAGGACAAAGTTCTTCACAAATGCTAATGGCTAAGCTCACAGCCACAGAGTCTATGTTGACCCAGGGTATCGAGCAACTCATTCAGAAAGAAGTAGTAGCGAGGGTAGTCGATCTGCACTCCATCATCCAAAAGCAAGAGAATACAATATCTCAATTGGATCAAAAAGTAGACAAACTAACGCGGCAGCTTGACTACCAAAGCAAGGGCATGATGGTTTTGTTAAAAGAAATTAGATCTTTGCAGGCAACCCTCGCCAGCAAGCAGTAA